TACGCGAACATACGTTCATTCATCATACTTATCATTTTTGTCACAGCATTCAGTGCGTGCAAAAAATACCTGACGATCGAGAACCCGTCTACGATATCGCAGGATGCTGTATTTACCAGTGTATCCAATACGAATGCCGCTGTAGTGGGTGTATACGCTATGTTGATCGGCGATAATGGATACGGTAACCGTATTTCGTGTTTGTTTCCACAATCATCGGACGATTTTAAAACATCCGGTGACTATAGTGCGGACGACAGGAGAGGGATCAGTACTTATGGTGCCAGTGCGGGGAATAGTGATTTGCCGAACCCTTTTAACCAGTTGTTCAAGGGGATAGAGCGGGCGAATATTTGTATCAAATATATCCCATTGTCTCCTTTGTATAATGGTGGTTCTGCAACAGAGCAATCACAGATGAAGAAGATGTATGGAGAGGCGCTGACCCTGCGGGCACAGTTTTACTTTGAAGCGTTGCGCAACTGGGGCGATCTGCCTGCACAACTGGTGCCCGCCGCAGATCTGACGGATATGTACCTGCCCCGGACTGATAAAGATTCCATCTACCAGCAATTGCTGGACGACCTGGCAGTGGCAGAAGAATTAGTGCCCTGGAGAACGGAATCACCAGATCAGAATTTACGACTCACCAAAGGTGCGGTGAAGGGGATCAGGGCCAGGATTGCGCTGGCTGTAGGCGGCTATTCATTGCGTACCAATCCTCATGTGATGGCGAGAAGAGATGATTATAAAAAGTTTTACCAGATAGCTTATGATGAATGTGCGGATATTATGGCACATCCGGAACAGCATGCGCTGAATCCTGTGTATGAAAATATCTTCAAGTCATTGCATACGTCTACGCGAACCGACGATGCGCATGAACTGATGTTTGAAGTTGGTGCATATGGTGGGAATGCCAGTACAGATAGTAAGCTGGGATATTACAATGGTCTGAAGCATAATACCTCTTCCCGTTTTGGTGGCGGTGGTGGTGGCATCAATGTATTGCCGACGTATTTTTATGAGTTTGATTCAATTGGTGATTGTCGCCGGGATGTGACCATCAACCTGTTTGAAATAGATGCAAATAGTCAGAAGATAGCGGTAACAGCAGGTGTGATGACAGATGGTAAGTATCGCCGTTCCTGGACGAGCATTACCGGTACATCGCAGAACCTGGCTATCAACTGGCCGATACTGCGGTTCTCTGATGTGTTGCTGATGTATGCGGAGGCAGACAATGAAATCAATGAAGCACCTTCTGCAAAGGCGCAGGATGCTTTGCAGCAGGTACAGAAAAGAGCTTATGCAGGGCACCTGGACCGATTGCCGGAAATACCTACGGATAAACAGGGATTCTTTGAAGCGGTAGTACATGAAAGGTTGCTGGAATTCGGGGGTGAAGGGATTCGGAAGTATGATCTGATCCGTTGGAACCTGCTGGCTACAAAGCTGACAGAGACAAGGGATAAGTTGCGCCAGTTTATGAATGGGGAGGGGCGGTATGCGAATGTGCCATTGTACCTCTATGCAAAAGCGGCGACGTATAATCTTACGAATTCAGTGGATGAAACGAAGACGCTGGATTTGTATGGTGGACCGGTATCGCAGGTGTTGTTTGAACCGGGATTGGGGGTTTCTGCTGCGCCATCGGGGTATACGACTAAGAGTTGGCGGATGGCGGTGAATGAAGATTACCTGACGGGGGCGAGGAAGGGGTATGCGATTTATTTTGAGGCGAATAAAAAAGAGCTGTTTCCTATTCCTACAGATGCTTTGAATAGTAATTACAGGCTGGTACAAAATCAGGGGTATTAATTTCTGTTAATGCTTTGAATAGTAACAGCAAGCTGGTATGAAATCAGGGCTACTAAAATGACTCATATGCGTTATATAATATTTTTTCTGTTCATCAGCCTGTTGGCCTGCAAGAAAAAAGAAGATGAACTCAGTCTGTCCAGGCAATTTATGCCATCGGGCGATATCTCTATCAGCACGGCAGATACCCTGGCTACACTCACATGGAAAGCAGCATTGTTCACTTCCGGTACGGTAGTGACTTATACCGTGGAGGTGTCACAGGATTCTACTTTTGCCACCACGGCGCATAGTTTTGCAACAGATACCACTGGTATCAGGATCTCCGATCAATACCTGGAAGTACGTAAAAAGTATTATGCCCGTGTAAGAACAAATGGGAAAGATACGGCCAGTGCATCCAATTGGGTGTATAGTAAAAGTTTCTCCATTACAGGAGAGCAGTTGTTGCTACCATTGGCAGATAGTAATCTCATCGATAAATCTGTCATTCTGTTATGGACATCCACGCAGGGGCTGACGAAGCTGGTCTTCACGAGTGGCGGTGTTTCCAGAACAATTGGATTATCTGAAGAACAGAGTATTGCGGGCAAATTACAGGTAGATAGTCTGCAACCACTGACAACCTATACAGTTGAAATCTTTAAAGAAGAAGTGAGTAAGGGGATACTGACCTTTACGACAAAAGCCGGTGTGGCGACCGGACCGAATGTGATAGACCTGACAGGCATCACAGGGGTGCCTGGTATTCTGAAAGACACGTTGCCGAAAGTGGGAGCGGGGAGTATTATCATCCTGAAAAGAGGGGAGACGTATAATATCGATATTGCGATGGAACTGGGCAAAGCCGTATCATTCGTGAGTGAAAACAGCTTCAATACACAGTTGCCATTGATATATTTTACCAACAACTTCAATGTGACGGCGGGGAGTGTGATAGACTCGGTTGTATTCAGGGGATTGACTTTACGGAGTAATGATTATGCCAGCAGGTATGTGATCAATGCCAGCAATGTAGCGACCATAGGTAAGATCCTGTTTGAAGATTGTCATGTAGAAATATTCCGTGGTGTGGTAAGGTTGCAAACTTCTGCGGCCGGTGGTACACAGGTGGGCGACTTTGTGGTGAATAATTGTGTGGTAGACAGCATTTCGAATTATGGAGTGGTGAATTGTGATAATGTGGCTTGTGCGGTACAGAATATCACAATACAGAACAGTACTTTATATAAGCTGGAAAAAGTGGTGACCAGTAAGCAGAATTCCAATTCAGTGGTATTGAGTAACTGCACCATTAATGAGGCGCCGCAGGGTGGGGGATCGGCTTACCTGGTGGATTATAGTCAGTCAGCGACTAATAATATCGCGGCGGGAATCAGTCTGAAGAGTTGTATTATCGGTGCGGGGCGGAATAACGGAGGGAGTACGAGTGTACGTGGGATCAGGGCGAATGCTGCCACGTTGATTAATGTAAGTAGTAGTTTCAATACATCGGATTATGTGGTGAGTGGAAATGCGATTGTGGGATTGACGGTGTATGCAGGTACGGTGACAGATCTGTGGAAGGATCCGGCGAATGGGAATTTTACGATTAAGGATAGTGGTTTTGCAGGGAAGAGTTCCGCGGGAGACCCGCGGTGGTGGTAGATCGAAGTTTAATTTCCGGGGGGATACCGGGTGTTGGAGGGTAAGGCCAGCCTTGGGCTGGCCTTACCCTCCGCCCCGCGGGGATTTGATGATTGTCCTCTGGACAATCATCAAATCCCCGCTTTTATTTTTCTACCTTTGCCCCAAAGTACAAGAACTATGAAACGGGCATTTATCTTCGACATGAACGGCACTATGATAGATGATATGGAGTATCATGTACATGGCTGGTTTAACATCCTTAACGACGACCTTGGTGCAAACCTTAGCCGGGAAGCTGTAAAAAAGGAAATGTATGGCAAAAACCAGGAAGTCCTGATCCGTATCTTTGGCAAAGGCAAATTCACAAACGAACAAATGGATCAACTGGCTCTTGAAAAAGAGCGCCGTTACCAGGAAGCTTACCGCCCTCACCTCAGCCTGATTGCCGGTTTACAGCAATTTCTGGATAAGGCGCATGAACTGGGCATACCAATGGGTATCGGCACCGCGGCCATTCCATTCAATGTAGATTTTACAATTGATAATCTGCACTTAAGATCCTATTTCAAGACAATTATAACTGCTGATGATGTGGTGGACAGCAAGCCTCATCCGGAAACCTTCCTGAAGGCGGCTGAAAAGATGGGGGTAAAACCCGAAGACTGCATTGTATTTGAAGATGCACCCAAAGGTGTAGAAGCAGCGCAGAATGCAGGTATGAAATCAGTAGTGATTACTACGATGCATACAGAGGAGGAGTTTGCAGCCTATAATAATGTTATCAGGTTTATTAGCGACTATAGGGAACTATCACCTTCGGAATTGTAAAGGGTGGTTATCTTCTTCATGGCTATAGGGACCTTTCCCCTTCGGAATTGTAAAGGATGGTCATCTTCTTCATGGCTATAGGAAACCATCCCCTTCGGAGTTGTAAAGGGTGGTTATCTTCTTCATGGCTATAGGGAACTACCCCCTTCGGAATTGTAAAGGATGGTTATCTTCTTCATGGCTGTAAGGAACTTTCACCTTCTGAGTTGTAAAGGGTGGTTATCTTCTTCATGGCTATAGGAAACCATCCCCTTCAGAACTGTAAAGGGCGGTCATCTTCTTCATTGCTATAGGGAACTACCCCCTTCAGAGTTGTAATTGGAACTATCCCCCCTCAGATCTATAAACAGAATTTCTTTTTCCATAAAATCTCCTCCCCAAACAGAACGCTTTTGCCAACGGCAAAAGCGTTCTGTTTGGGCGCAATCCCCTACGGGCTGCTAAAAAAGAAATATTAAAAAAGCCGGCATAAATAATTGTAAAAATGACATTTAATTTTTTATATTGCATTCATATTATAGCTATCAATATCACTAAATGCTGGGAATATCAACGGGGAGTTTTATATTAGCAGAATTAAACACCAGGAAAGTATGACACGTTATTCCCGGCAAACCCGGATGCTGATAGCAGTAGACTGTATAATTTTCGGTTTTGACGGACAGGATCTTAAGCTCTTGCTTATCAAGCGTGGATTTGAACCGGAGAAAGGAAAGTGGAGCCTGATGGGCGGTTTTGTGCAGGCGGATGAAGGCCTCGAAGAGGCAGCCACCCGAACACTGACCAAACTAACAGGACTGGATGGCGTCTTCATGGAGCAGCTCAATGCCTATGGCGGCCCTAACCGCGATCCGATGGAGCGAACCTTGTCTGTAGCCTATTATGCCCTGATCGACATCAATCAGTACAAACAACAGCTGAGCGATGAGTACAAGGCAGAATGGTTCCCTCTCAAAGAGGCGCCAAAACTGATTTTCGACCATGCACAGATGGTATCTGAAGCGCTGGCCCGCTTACGTTACAAAGCAGCTATCCACCCGCTGCTGTTCGAACTGTTGCCAGCTAAATTTACCATCCCACAGCTGCAAATCCTCTTCGAAGCCGTATACGAATCCGGCTTTGACAAAAGGAACTTCAGCCGTAAAGTATTGTCCACGGGTTTACTCATCAAACAAAAAGAAAAAGAGAGGGCTACTTCCAAAAGGGGAGCATTCTATTACAAGCTGGATAAAAGAAAATACAGCGCCAAATTCCACGCCTTCCTCAACTTCGTTTCCGATCCGGGTAATCTTAAATAATAAAAAATGATAGATATGGGTCTCCCTCATATCGTCTTTTTTTACCACGTTTTATAAATGTCAAACTGACAATAAAGGCATTATTTATTTTTCAATTTAAAACAACTTTCCGCCGCCTCAGGTTGTTGGAAAGGGCCGATCGTTATGGAACATTCATATGTTATAGGTGTCGACTTCGGCACCGACTCAGTCCGCTCCCTTGTTGTAGATACGCAGACCGGTCAGGAAGCCGGTAGTGCCGTGTATTTTTACCCTCGCTGGAAAAAAGGGCTCTTTTGTGACCCTGCCATCCAGCAATACCGCCAGCACCCGAAAGATTACCTGGAAGGGCTGGAAAACAGTATTAAAGACGCGCTGAAACAATGCCCGGCAGGCACCGCCGCCAGGGTGAAAGGCATCGCCGTCGATACCACCGGATCCACCCCCGGCCCTGTCAACGAACAAGGTACGCCCCTGGCCCTGTTGCCCGGTTTTGAAGAAAACCCCAACGCCATGTTCGTTCTCTGGAAAGATCATACTGCCAACTCGGAAGCAGCCCTGATTAATGACATCTCTCATAGCAATGGTAAAGATTATACTGCTTACAGCGGTGGCATATACAGCAGCGAATGGTTCTGGGCCAAAATTCTCCATGTCGTAACCGAAGATCCTGCCATCGAAGCAGCCGCCGCTGCCTGGGTAGAGCATTGCGACTGGATCCCGGCTGTACTCACCGGCAATAATAGTGTCGATACCCTGCTTCGCAGCCGTTGTGCCGCAGGTCACAAAGCCATGTGGCATGCTTCCTGGAAAGGATTGCCGCCAAATGACTTCCTCACCAAACTGAACCCTGTTCTCGATAAATATGATCAGATGTACACCGATACAGTGGATGCCACTGTACCTGCAGGTACGATCACCGCTGAATGGGCGGAAAAATTAGGACTGCCTGCGGATGTTGTGATCGGCACCGGCGCCTTCGATGCCCACATGGGTGCGGTAGGTGGCGGTATCCGTCCATACTCCCTTTGTAAGGTGATCGGCACCAGCACCTGCGATATCCTCATCGCACCGCTGGAAGAAACCAGCCACAAACTGGTAAAAGGCATCTGCGGCCAGGTAGATGGCTCCGTGGTGCCCGACATGCTTGGTTTGGAAGCCGGCCAGTCTGCTTACGGCGACATCTTTGCATGGCTCCGCAAACTGATCATGGGACCATTATACGACCTCATGCCGGAAGAAAAAGATAAACTGGCAGAAGTGGAAGGTAAATTGCTTGGTTACCTATCAAAACAAGCAGAACAACTCCCCTTGCGTGACAACGACCCGATTGCCATGGACTGGTTCAACGGGCGTCGTACACCTGATGCTAATCATACTGTTAAGAGCACTATTACTGGTTTACACCTGGGTACCGATGCGGTGCAACTTTTCAAAACACTCGTAGAGGCAGCGGCCTTTGGTGCCAAAGCCATTGCGGACCGCTTTATTCAGGAAGGTATTCCTATCCAGGAAGTGATTGCACTGGGTGGGGTGGCCAAGAAATCAGGTTATGCTATGCAGGTACTGGCCGATGTGATGAACAGACCTATCCGGATCGTAAACAGCGAAAATGCCTGTGCACTGGGTGCGGCCATGTTTGCCGCTGTGGTAGCGGGTGTTCATCCTGATATTGATGCTGCGCAGGCAGCCATGACTTCAGGTTTTGAAACGACATGGTTCCCAAGGGAACAAAATGTGCCTTATTATGCCAACAGGTATGAGAAGTTTAAAGAAATAGGAGCGTTCACAGAAAAACTATACAAATGAGCCATCCATACAAGGAACTTCAGGAGCAGGCTTACCACGCTAACATGCAACTCCCCGCTTTAGGGTTGGTGCTCTTCACCTTTGGCAATGTCAGCGTGGCTGACCACAAAGCAGGTGTATTTGCCATCAAACCCAGCGGTGTGCCTTACAACCTGCTCTCGCCAGAGAAAATGGTGATTGTCGATTTCGATGCAAACAATGTTACGAACAACGGACGGCCATCGTCGGATACGAAAACCCATGCAGTGCTTTACAAACACTGGGCCCACATCGGCGGTATTGTGCATACACACTCTACCTACGCTACTGCCTGGGCACAGGCACAAAGGGATATCCCGATCTATGGCACCACCCATGCAGATCACCTGACCAGCGATGTGCCCTGCGCCCCGCCCATGCACGATGATATGATCAAGGGTAACTATGAGCATGAGACCGGGTTTCAGATCATGAACTGTTTGAATGAGCGTAACCTTAGTTACGAAGAGATAGAAATGATCCTGGTGGGCAACCATGCCCCTTTTACCTGGGGGAAAACAGCTGATAAAGCAGTGTACAACGCTGCTGTGCTGGAAGAAGTAGCGAGAATGGCTTATCTCACGGAAACCATCCGCCCTTCATGCCCCCGCCTGAAGGACTCTTTGATTAAAAAACATTTTGAACGGAAACATGGTCCGGATTCTTATTACGGACAACAGTAACGGAAAGCTGCAATCTTTAAACAATAAAGAGATAGCTGTA
This Chitinophaga sancti DNA region includes the following protein-coding sequences:
- a CDS encoding RagB/SusD family nutrient uptake outer membrane protein translates to MYANIRSFIILIIFVTAFSACKKYLTIENPSTISQDAVFTSVSNTNAAVVGVYAMLIGDNGYGNRISCLFPQSSDDFKTSGDYSADDRRGISTYGASAGNSDLPNPFNQLFKGIERANICIKYIPLSPLYNGGSATEQSQMKKMYGEALTLRAQFYFEALRNWGDLPAQLVPAADLTDMYLPRTDKDSIYQQLLDDLAVAEELVPWRTESPDQNLRLTKGAVKGIRARIALAVGGYSLRTNPHVMARRDDYKKFYQIAYDECADIMAHPEQHALNPVYENIFKSLHTSTRTDDAHELMFEVGAYGGNASTDSKLGYYNGLKHNTSSRFGGGGGGINVLPTYFYEFDSIGDCRRDVTINLFEIDANSQKIAVTAGVMTDGKYRRSWTSITGTSQNLAINWPILRFSDVLLMYAEADNEINEAPSAKAQDALQQVQKRAYAGHLDRLPEIPTDKQGFFEAVVHERLLEFGGEGIRKYDLIRWNLLATKLTETRDKLRQFMNGEGRYANVPLYLYAKAATYNLTNSVDETKTLDLYGGPVSQVLFEPGLGVSAAPSGYTTKSWRMAVNEDYLTGARKGYAIYFEANKKELFPIPTDALNSNYRLVQNQGY
- a CDS encoding ribulokinase is translated as MEHSYVIGVDFGTDSVRSLVVDTQTGQEAGSAVYFYPRWKKGLFCDPAIQQYRQHPKDYLEGLENSIKDALKQCPAGTAARVKGIAVDTTGSTPGPVNEQGTPLALLPGFEENPNAMFVLWKDHTANSEAALINDISHSNGKDYTAYSGGIYSSEWFWAKILHVVTEDPAIEAAAAAWVEHCDWIPAVLTGNNSVDTLLRSRCAAGHKAMWHASWKGLPPNDFLTKLNPVLDKYDQMYTDTVDATVPAGTITAEWAEKLGLPADVVIGTGAFDAHMGAVGGGIRPYSLCKVIGTSTCDILIAPLEETSHKLVKGICGQVDGSVVPDMLGLEAGQSAYGDIFAWLRKLIMGPLYDLMPEEKDKLAEVEGKLLGYLSKQAEQLPLRDNDPIAMDWFNGRRTPDANHTVKSTITGLHLGTDAVQLFKTLVEAAAFGAKAIADRFIQEGIPIQEVIALGGVAKKSGYAMQVLADVMNRPIRIVNSENACALGAAMFAAVVAGVHPDIDAAQAAMTSGFETTWFPREQNVPYYANRYEKFKEIGAFTEKLYK
- a CDS encoding DUF5123 domain-containing protein; protein product: MRYIIFFLFISLLACKKKEDELSLSRQFMPSGDISISTADTLATLTWKAALFTSGTVVTYTVEVSQDSTFATTAHSFATDTTGIRISDQYLEVRKKYYARVRTNGKDTASASNWVYSKSFSITGEQLLLPLADSNLIDKSVILLWTSTQGLTKLVFTSGGVSRTIGLSEEQSIAGKLQVDSLQPLTTYTVEIFKEEVSKGILTFTTKAGVATGPNVIDLTGITGVPGILKDTLPKVGAGSIIILKRGETYNIDIAMELGKAVSFVSENSFNTQLPLIYFTNNFNVTAGSVIDSVVFRGLTLRSNDYASRYVINASNVATIGKILFEDCHVEIFRGVVRLQTSAAGGTQVGDFVVNNCVVDSISNYGVVNCDNVACAVQNITIQNSTLYKLEKVVTSKQNSNSVVLSNCTINEAPQGGGSAYLVDYSQSATNNIAAGISLKSCIIGAGRNNGGSTSVRGIRANAATLINVSSSFNTSDYVVSGNAIVGLTVYAGTVTDLWKDPANGNFTIKDSGFAGKSSAGDPRWW
- a CDS encoding NUDIX hydrolase, which gives rise to MTRYSRQTRMLIAVDCIIFGFDGQDLKLLLIKRGFEPEKGKWSLMGGFVQADEGLEEAATRTLTKLTGLDGVFMEQLNAYGGPNRDPMERTLSVAYYALIDINQYKQQLSDEYKAEWFPLKEAPKLIFDHAQMVSEALARLRYKAAIHPLLFELLPAKFTIPQLQILFEAVYESGFDKRNFSRKVLSTGLLIKQKEKERATSKRGAFYYKLDKRKYSAKFHAFLNFVSDPGNLK
- a CDS encoding HAD family phosphatase, which gives rise to MKRAFIFDMNGTMIDDMEYHVHGWFNILNDDLGANLSREAVKKEMYGKNQEVLIRIFGKGKFTNEQMDQLALEKERRYQEAYRPHLSLIAGLQQFLDKAHELGIPMGIGTAAIPFNVDFTIDNLHLRSYFKTIITADDVVDSKPHPETFLKAAEKMGVKPEDCIVFEDAPKGVEAAQNAGMKSVVITTMHTEEEFAAYNNVIRFISDYRELSPSEL
- the araD gene encoding L-ribulose-5-phosphate 4-epimerase AraD, with the translated sequence MSHPYKELQEQAYHANMQLPALGLVLFTFGNVSVADHKAGVFAIKPSGVPYNLLSPEKMVIVDFDANNVTNNGRPSSDTKTHAVLYKHWAHIGGIVHTHSTYATAWAQAQRDIPIYGTTHADHLTSDVPCAPPMHDDMIKGNYEHETGFQIMNCLNERNLSYEEIEMILVGNHAPFTWGKTADKAVYNAAVLEEVARMAYLTETIRPSCPRLKDSLIKKHFERKHGPDSYYGQQ